The Cucumis melo cultivar AY chromosome 6, USDA_Cmelo_AY_1.0, whole genome shotgun sequence genome includes a region encoding these proteins:
- the LOC103483419 gene encoding nucleolar GTP-binding protein 1 isoform X1 produces MNGACGTVFQLCQSPPIKLLIIRSFNVFNGVHVSKSSRIYPNQCFCRSIQTETYNVVRGSYIPKTETKNQNEAKEKDDPSKSLENMGAFQKLPMVMPSIDILHSALKTAKRVSPTKGIANIAKRERNRGAKQLDTLMKELAVRLRTYLEGFPKKEYLHPYECSLIELTLGDGKYEEVLRKVDTLRKKVVSLGKEHASLCAKSLTKRDAEESLSEGMKKVEEAYIHQAKAVDDLLHIAKTLRAMPVVDLDKPTLCLVGAPNVGKSSLVRILSTGKPEICNYPFTTRGILMGHIVLNYQHFQVTDTPGLLRRSDDDRNNLEKLTLAVLSHLPTAVLFVHDLSGECGTSPSDQFAIYKEMKERYGNHLWLNVVSKCDLLKESPVTFSTENCDHDDIELHKYRRFGPDGALLVSVKDDIGLSELKERVHEMLVSQMTRIKEQKTATEET; encoded by the exons ATGAATGGCGCTTGCGGCACCGTCTTCCAGCTCTGCCAGAGCCCTCCGATTAAACTTCTCATCATCCGAAGCTTCAATGTTTTCAACG GTGTGCACGTGAGTAAGAGTTCTAGGATTTATCCAAATCAATGCTTCTGTAGGTCGATTCAAACTGAAACATACAACGTTGTCCGTGGTAGTTACATACCTAAAACTGAAACAAAGAATCAAAATGAAGCGAAG GAAAAGGACGACCCATCAAAGAGTCTTGAGAACATGGGTGCATTTCAAAAGCTGCCCATGGTGATGCCATCTATTGATATTTTGCATTCTGCACTGAAGACGGCGAAGAGGGTTAGCCCTACAAAGG GAATAGCTAATATTGCAAAGAGGGAGAGAAATAGGGGTGCTAAGCAACTTGATACACTGATGAAA GAATTGGCAGTTCGCTTGCGAACATACCTGGAAGGGTTTCCAAAGAAAGAATATCTTCACCCTTATGAATGTTCTCTCATTGAGTTGACACTTGGAGATGGAAAGTATGAAGAG GTCTTGAGAAAGGTTGATACTTTAAGGAAGAAAGTTGTATCGTTAGGGAAGGAGCATGCTTCTCTGTGTGCaaag TCCTTAACAAAGCGGGATGCTGAGGAAAGTCTTAGTGAG GGTATGAAGAAAGTGGAAGAAGCCTATATTCATCAAGCAAAAGCTGTTGATGATCTGCTGCATATTGCAAAG ACTTTACGGGCAATGCCAGTTGTGGACTTGGATAAACCAACCCTTTGTCTTGTGGGAGCCCCTAATGTTGGGAAGTCGTCCTTGGTTCGGATCCTCTCTACTGGAAAGCCTGAG ATCTGTAACTACCCATTCACTACACGAGGAATACTGATGGGCCATATAGTCCTAAACTACCAGCATTTTCAG GTAACGGATACTCCTGGACTTCTGAGAAGATCTGATG ATGACAGAAACAATTTGGAGAAGTTAACACTTGCCGTGCTATCACATCTTCCAACGGCAGTGCTATTTGTGCATGATCTGTCTGGCGAATGTGGCACTTCACCTTCCGATCAG TTTGCCATCTACAAAGAAATGAAGGAAAGATATGGCAACCATCTATGGCTCAATGTTGTCTCTAAATGTGATCTTCTGAAAGAGTCTCCTGTAACCTTCAGCACGGAAAACTGTGATCATGACGATATTGAACTACATAAGTACAGGCGATTTGGACCCGATGGAGCCTTGCTGGTATCGGTTAAGGATGATATAGGACTCAGCGAG TTGAAAGAACGAGTACATGAAATGCTGGTTTCCCAGATGACTCGAATCAAAGAACAAAAGACGGCGACCGAAGAAACATGA
- the LOC103483427 gene encoding phragmoplastin DRP1E, translating to MTTMESLIGLVNRIQRACTMLGDYGGGDNTFSSLWEALPSVAVVGGQSSGKSSVLESTVGRDFLPRGSGIVTRRPLVLQLHKTEQGSQEYAEFLHLPKRRFTDFAAVRKEIQDETDRVTGKTKQISPVPIHLSIYSPNVVNLTLIDLPGLTKVAVEGQPESIVEDIEAMVRTYVEKPNCIILAISPANQDIATSDAIKLAREVDPSGERTFGVLTKLDLMDKGTNALDVLEGRSYRLQHPWVGIVNRSQADINKNVDMIIARRKEREYFATSPDYGHLANKMGSEYLAKLLSKHLESVIRARIPSITSLINKSIDELESEMDHLGRPIAVDAGAQLYTILELCRAFDRIFKEHLEGGRPGGDRIYGVFDHQLPAALRKLPFDRHLSMQNVRKIVSEADGYQPHLIAPEQGYRRLIEGSLNYFRGPAEASVDAVHFVLKELVRKSIGETQELKRFPTLQAEIAAASNEALERFRDESKKTVIRLVDMESSYLTVDFFRRLPQEIEKAGGPAAAAASSGGDRYSEGHFRRIGSNVSSYIGMVSDTLRNTIPKAVVYCQVKEAKQSLLNHFYTLLGKKEAKQLSQLLDEDPALMERRQQCSKRLELYKAARDEIDSVSWAR from the exons ATGACGACCATGGAGAGCTTGATTGGGCTGGTGAATAGGATTCAGAGAGCTTGTACTATGCTCGGTGACTATGGTGGTGGTGATAACACCTTTTCTTCTCTCTGGGAAGCTCTTCCCTCTGTTGCTGTTGTCGGTGGCCAG AGTTCTGGAAAATCTTCGGTTCTTGAAAGTACAGTTGGTCGCGATTTCCTTCCGAGAGGTTCAG GGATAGTGACTCGACGGCCGTTAGTGTTGCAGCTTCACAAGACAGAGCAGGGGTCGCAAGAGTATGCTGAGTTTCTACATCTTCCTAAGAGGAGATTTACGGACTTCG CTGCTGTCCGCAAAGAAATTCAAGACGAGACTGACAGAGTAACTGGGAAGACAAAACAGATATCCCCAGTTCCCATTCATCTTAGCATTTACTCTCCAAATG TTGTCAACCTGACTCTTATTGATTTACCTGGATTAACAAAAGTTGCAGTAG AGGGACAGCCTGAAAGTATCGTTGAAGACATTGAGGCCATGGTTCGAACTTACGTCGAGAAG CCTAATTGCATTATTCTTGCAATATCTCCTGCCAATCAAGACATAGCAACTTCTGATGCCATTAAACTTGCAAGGGAAGTGGACCCATCTG GGGAAAGGACTTTTGGGGTGTTGACGAAGCTTGACTTGATGGACAAAGGAACTAATGCTTTGGAT GTTTTGGAAGGAAGATCATATCGACTACAACACCCATGGGTTGGCATAGTGAACCGATCTCAAGCTGACATAAACAAGAATGTAGATATGATTATTGCTAGACGTAAAGAGCGTGAGTACTTTGCAACTAGTCCCGACTATGGACACTTAGCAAATAAAATGGGATCTGAGTATCTTGCTAAGCTCTTATCAAAG CATTTGGAGTCTGTGATTAGAGCTCGTATACCCAGTATCACCTCTTTGATTAACAAAAGCATCGATGAACTTGAGTCTGAGATGGATCATCTTGGCAGACCTATTGCTGTTGATGCTGGA GCTCAATTGTATACTATTTTGGAACTTTGTCGTGCTTTTGATCGAATTTTTAAGGAGCATTTGGAAGGAGG GCGACCTGGAGGTGATCGTATATACGGGGTTTTCGACCATCAGCTTCCTGCTGCTTTGAGAAAGCTTCCTTTTGATCGCCATCTTTCCATGCAGAATGTGAGAAAAATTGTTTCAGAGGCAGATGGCTATCAACCTCACTTGATCGCCCCAGAGCAAGGTTATCGACGTCTTATTGAGGGGTCCCTGAATTATTTCAGGGGACCAGCTGAAGCTTCTGTAGATGCT GTTcactttgttttaaaagaacTGGTGAGGAAGTCTATTGGAGAAACACAG GAATTAAAGCGCTTCCCAACCTTGCAAGCTGAGATAGCTGCTGCTTCAAATGAGGCCCTGGAAAGATTTCGTGATGAGAGTAAGAAGACGGTGATTCGACTTGTTGACATGGAATCTTCCTACTTGACTGTGGATTTCTTTCGAAGACTTCCTCAAGAGATTGAGAAAGCTGGAGGCCCGGCAGCAGCAGCTGCCTCCTCGGGAGGAGATCGATACTCAGAGGGTCATTTTCGGCGGATAGGATCAAACGTCTCCTCATATATAGGAATGGTATCAGACACTTTGAGGAATACTATCCCCAAAGCAGTGGTTTATTGCCAAGTCAAGGAAGCCAAGCAATCGTTACTTAATCATTTCTACACACTCTTAGGGAAGAAAGAg GCCAAACAGCTTTCACAATTACTGGATGAAGACCCTGCCCTAATGGAGAGAAGACAGCAATGTTCAAAGAGGCTTGAGCTCTACAAGGCAGCCAGGGATGAGATCGATTCTGTGTCATGGGCACGTTGA
- the LOC127149834 gene encoding phosphatidylinositol N-acetylglucosaminyltransferase subunit P-like → MADSCSVNSPRRILSVSKRQRARDEKSPRFGLSGEHGPKPSKVYNFVGSIPTVVATVIYFICAYLPEYFLRSLGIYYYPSRYWALAVPVYVMVSIALALMFYIGLNFLSTPSPTSFHIIFDEFSKEPSISACSKQDQPIQPISDIGINRINEVMFNNKK, encoded by the exons ATGGCAGATTCGTGCTCCGTCAATAGCCCTAGAAGAATATTGAGTGTATCAAAGAGACAAAGAGCTAGAGATGAGAAAAGTCCTAGATTTGGACTATCGGGAGAGCATGGCCCCAAACCTTCGAAAGTTTACAACTTCGTCGGTTCAATCCCAACCGTCGTTGCTACAGTTATATACTTTATTTGCGCATATCTTCCTGAGTATTTCCTTCGTTCCCTTGGAATCTATTATTATCCTAGCAG GTACTGGGCTCTAGCGGTGCCAGTTTATGTAATGGTTTCAATAGCATTAGCATTGATGTTCTACATTGGTCTTAACTTTTTGTCCACTCCATCCCCAACTTCCTTTCATATCATCTTTG ATGAATTCAGTAAAGAGCCATCTATCTCTGCTTGTTCGAAACAAGATCAGCCTATCCAACCGATATCTGATATTGGTATCAACAGAATTAACGAGGTTATGTTCAATAATAAGAAATGA
- the LOC103483428 gene encoding NAD-dependent malic enzyme 62 kDa isoform, mitochondrial isoform X1, whose product MTKWNSLSASLMKRLKLHYQMTNSIPALAQSRSFTTSEGHRPTIVHKRSLDILHDPWFNKGTAFTMTERDRLDLRGLLPPNVMSSEQQIERFMVDLKRLEVQARDGPSDPNALAKWRILNRLHDRNETMYYKVLIAHIEEYAPIVYTPTVGLVCQNYSGLFRRPRGMYFSAEDRGEMMSMVYNWPADQVDMIVVTDGSRILGLGDLGVHGIGIAIGKLDLYVAAAGINPQRVLPVMIDVGTNNEKLLKDPLYLGLQQHRLDGDEYLAIIDEFMEAVFTRWPHVIVQFEDFQSKWAFKLLQRYRNTYRMFNDDVQGTAGVAIAGLLGAVRAQGRPMIDFPKQKIVVAGAGSAGIGVLNAARKTMARMLGNNEAAFEAARSQFWVVDAQGLITEERENLDQDASPFARKVKEINRQGLREGASLVEVVQQVKPDVLLGLSAVGGLFTKEVLEALKGSTATRPAIFAMSNPTTNAECTPEEAFSILGESVIFASGSPFKDVDFGNGHIGHCNQGNNMYLFPGIGLGTLLSGSPIVSDGMLQAAAECLAAYMTEDEVHEGIIYPSISSIRDITKEIAAAVIMEAIEEDLVEGYRGVDARELRKFSKEEILEFVKNNMWSPEYPTLVYNQD is encoded by the exons ATGACGAAGTGGAATTCTCTCTCTGCTTCGCTTATGAAGCGTCTCAAGCTTCACTACCAGATGACCAACAGTATTCCCGCCTTAGCTCAGTCCAGATCTTTCACCACAAGCGAAGGACATCGTCCCACTATTGTTCATAAACGTAGCCTTGATATTCTTCACGATCCGTGGTTTAACAAA GGAACTGCCTTTACAATGACAGAACGTGACAGGCTTGATCTTCGAGGACTTCTTCCACCAAATGTAATGTCTTCGGAGCAGCAAATTGAACGATTTA TGGTTGACCTAAAGAGGCTTGAAGTGCAAGCAAGAGATGGGCCTTCAGATCCAAATGCTTTGGCCAAATGGCGAATTCTGAACAGATTACACGATAGAAATGAAACGATGTATTATAAA GTTTTGATTGCTCACATTGAGGAGTATGCGCCCATAGTATATACGCCCACTGTAGGTCTCGTTTGCCAAAACTATAGTGGCTTGTTTAGAAGGCCAAGGGGAATGTATTTCAGTGCAGAAGATCGTGGTGAAATGATGTCTATGGTTTATAATTGGCCTGCTGATCAG GTTGATATGATTGTTGTCACCGATGGAAGTAGAATATTAGGACTTGGAGATCTTGGAGTTCATGGGATTGGGATTGCCATAGGGAAGTTGGATTTATATGTTGCTGCTGCCGGGATAAATCCTCAGAGG GTGCTTCCAGTCATGATTGATGTGGGAACAAACAATGAAAAGCTTCTGAAGGACCCCTTAT ATTTAGGATTGCAACAACACCGACTGGATGGTGATGAATATTTGGCCATTATCGATGAATTCATGGAGGCTGTGTTTACTCGCTGGCCACATGTTATCGTTCAA TTTGAAGATTTCCAAAGCAAATGGGCATTTAAGTTATTGCAACGATACCGAAATACCTACAGAATGTTTAATGATGACGTTCAG GGAACGGCAGGAGTTGCTATTGCTGGACTTTTAGGGGCTGTGAGAGCACAAGGAAGACCGATGATTGACTTTCCAAAGCAAAAGATTGTTGTTGCTGGTGCTGGAAG TGCAGGGATTGGGGTTTTAAACGCGGCAAGGAAAACCATGGCGAGGATGTTGGGAAACAATGAAGCAGCATTTGAGGCTGCTCGTAGCCAATTTTGGGTGGTAGATGCCCAG GGTTTGATCACAGAGGAACGAGAAAATCTTGATCAAGATGCAAGTCCGTTTGCAAGGAAGGTCAAAGAAATTAATCGTCAAGGGTTGAGGGAAGGTGCAAGTCTAGTGGAAGTG GTGCAACAAGTGAAACCTGATGTGCTTTTGGGATTGTCGGCCGTTGGTGGATTGTTCACCAAGGAG GTATTAGAGGCTCTTAAAGGATCAACAGCTACAAGACCAGCTATTTTTGCCATGTCTAATCCTACAACAAATG CCGAGTGCACTCCTGAAGAAGCATTCTCAATCTTGGGTGAAAGCGTCATATTTGCGAGTGGAAGCCCATTCAAGGATGTTGATTTTG GAAATGGTCATATTGGCCACTGCAACCAAGGAAACAACATGTATCTTTTCCCAGG TATTGGGCTCGGTACACTTCTATCTGGTTCTCCTATTGTATCTGATGGGATGCTGCAGGCTGCTGCTGAGTG CCTGGCTGCATATATGACTGAAGATGAAGTTCACGAAGGCATTATTTATCCATCAATTTCTAG CATCCGTGATATTACAAAGGAAATTGCAGCAGCTGTTATTATGGAAGCCATAGAAGAGGATCTTGTAGAAGGATACCGCGGCGTTGATGCTCGAGAACTCCGAAAATTTAGCAAG GAGGAAATTTTGGAATTTGTGAAGAACAACATGTGGAGTCCAGAATACCCAACACTAGTTTACAATCAGGACTGA
- the LOC103483419 gene encoding nucleolar GTP-binding protein 1 isoform X2, producing MFSHFIFFFAGGLGTSGVHVSKSSRIYPNQCFCRSIQTETYNVVRGSYIPKTETKNQNEAKEKDDPSKSLENMGAFQKLPMVMPSIDILHSALKTAKRVSPTKGIANIAKRERNRGAKQLDTLMKELAVRLRTYLEGFPKKEYLHPYECSLIELTLGDGKYEEVLRKVDTLRKKVVSLGKEHASLCAKSLTKRDAEESLSEGMKKVEEAYIHQAKAVDDLLHIAKTLRAMPVVDLDKPTLCLVGAPNVGKSSLVRILSTGKPEICNYPFTTRGILMGHIVLNYQHFQVTDTPGLLRRSDDDRNNLEKLTLAVLSHLPTAVLFVHDLSGECGTSPSDQFAIYKEMKERYGNHLWLNVVSKCDLLKESPVTFSTENCDHDDIELHKYRRFGPDGALLVSVKDDIGLSELKERVHEMLVSQMTRIKEQKTATEET from the exons ATGTTTTCtcacttcattttttttttcgcCGGTGGATTAGGCACAAGTG GTGTGCACGTGAGTAAGAGTTCTAGGATTTATCCAAATCAATGCTTCTGTAGGTCGATTCAAACTGAAACATACAACGTTGTCCGTGGTAGTTACATACCTAAAACTGAAACAAAGAATCAAAATGAAGCGAAG GAAAAGGACGACCCATCAAAGAGTCTTGAGAACATGGGTGCATTTCAAAAGCTGCCCATGGTGATGCCATCTATTGATATTTTGCATTCTGCACTGAAGACGGCGAAGAGGGTTAGCCCTACAAAGG GAATAGCTAATATTGCAAAGAGGGAGAGAAATAGGGGTGCTAAGCAACTTGATACACTGATGAAA GAATTGGCAGTTCGCTTGCGAACATACCTGGAAGGGTTTCCAAAGAAAGAATATCTTCACCCTTATGAATGTTCTCTCATTGAGTTGACACTTGGAGATGGAAAGTATGAAGAG GTCTTGAGAAAGGTTGATACTTTAAGGAAGAAAGTTGTATCGTTAGGGAAGGAGCATGCTTCTCTGTGTGCaaag TCCTTAACAAAGCGGGATGCTGAGGAAAGTCTTAGTGAG GGTATGAAGAAAGTGGAAGAAGCCTATATTCATCAAGCAAAAGCTGTTGATGATCTGCTGCATATTGCAAAG ACTTTACGGGCAATGCCAGTTGTGGACTTGGATAAACCAACCCTTTGTCTTGTGGGAGCCCCTAATGTTGGGAAGTCGTCCTTGGTTCGGATCCTCTCTACTGGAAAGCCTGAG ATCTGTAACTACCCATTCACTACACGAGGAATACTGATGGGCCATATAGTCCTAAACTACCAGCATTTTCAG GTAACGGATACTCCTGGACTTCTGAGAAGATCTGATG ATGACAGAAACAATTTGGAGAAGTTAACACTTGCCGTGCTATCACATCTTCCAACGGCAGTGCTATTTGTGCATGATCTGTCTGGCGAATGTGGCACTTCACCTTCCGATCAG TTTGCCATCTACAAAGAAATGAAGGAAAGATATGGCAACCATCTATGGCTCAATGTTGTCTCTAAATGTGATCTTCTGAAAGAGTCTCCTGTAACCTTCAGCACGGAAAACTGTGATCATGACGATATTGAACTACATAAGTACAGGCGATTTGGACCCGATGGAGCCTTGCTGGTATCGGTTAAGGATGATATAGGACTCAGCGAG TTGAAAGAACGAGTACATGAAATGCTGGTTTCCCAGATGACTCGAATCAAAGAACAAAAGACGGCGACCGAAGAAACATGA
- the LOC103483430 gene encoding uncharacterized protein LOC103483430 → MRCKKHHSDFTSTVGVCASCLRERLLSIIAAQAQAEKNQSQLTSGGIRSADDPLPPPLLFLHSVSPHATKSNEDLWTNLDREGNLRSRHQRFYSTPQIGPNCRTNNSANTTFVTTGSFDRKQRSKKFSLWSKLFRSRSEKFEKNHKSPSRESHGPGSSSSSPSWFSTIFHGRRIKRQSSLTPVEESIPVAERRHCQAIERGMSPVRVSDSDEECEGPDRSPISQKFQLSPMAAPGSAKRGRLEHNQNVSGFAFCLSPLVRASPNRNWNQKVIPPETAFSGNIKVPAKPHLCANRSRKIADFGRVNHNR, encoded by the coding sequence ATGAGGTGCAAGAAGCACCACTCCGACTTCACCAGCACCGTCGGCGTCTGTGCTTCCTGTTTACGGGAGCGTCTTTTGTCTATCATAGCCGCTCAGGCACAGGCCGAAAAGAATCAATCTCAACTCACTTCCGGCGGTATTCGCTCCGCGGATGATCCTCTTCCGCCACcgcttctctttcttcattccGTCTCTCCTCACGCTACGAAATCGAATGAAGATTTATGGACTAATCTCGATCGCGAAGGTAATCTACGCTCTCGTCATCAGAGGTTCTACAGTACTCCACAAATTGGACCTAATTGTAGAACGAACAACAGTGCGAACACTACGTTCGTCACTACAGGTTCTTTCGATCGGAAACAGAGAAGTAAGAAATTCTCGCTTTGGTCGAAGCTTTTTAGGTCTAGATCCGAGAAATTCGAGAAGAATCACAAAAGTCCTTCTCGAGAATCGCATGGTCCaggttcttcttcttcatcgcCGTCGTGGTTCTCGACGATCTTCCACGGCCGTCGGATTAAGCGACAATCAAGCCTTACGCCAGTCGAGGAATCGATCCCCGTTGCCGAACGGAGGCATTGCCAAGCGATTGAACGCGGAATGTCTCCAGTAAGAGTATCTGACTCGGATGAAGAATGTGAAGGTCCTGATCGTTCTCCTATTTCTCAAAAGTTTCAACTGTCTCCAATGGCGGCTCCTGGATCGGCGAAACGCGGGAGATTAGAGCACAATCAAAACGTTTCGGGATTTGCATTCTGCTTGAGTCCACTAGTACGAGCAAGTCCGAATAGGAATTGGAACCAGAAAGTAATTCCACCGGAAACTGCCTTTTCCGGTAACATCAAGGTGCCGGCGAAGCCTCATCTTTGTGCAAACCGGTCGAGG
- the LOC103483428 gene encoding NAD-dependent malic enzyme 1, mitochondrial isoform X2, with the protein MTERDRLDLRGLLPPNVMSSEQQIERFMVDLKRLEVQARDGPSDPNALAKWRILNRLHDRNETMYYKVLIAHIEEYAPIVYTPTVGLVCQNYSGLFRRPRGMYFSAEDRGEMMSMVYNWPADQVDMIVVTDGSRILGLGDLGVHGIGIAIGKLDLYVAAAGINPQRVLPVMIDVGTNNEKLLKDPLYLGLQQHRLDGDEYLAIIDEFMEAVFTRWPHVIVQFEDFQSKWAFKLLQRYRNTYRMFNDDVQGTAGVAIAGLLGAVRAQGRPMIDFPKQKIVVAGAGSAGIGVLNAARKTMARMLGNNEAAFEAARSQFWVVDAQGLITEERENLDQDASPFARKVKEINRQGLREGASLVEVVQQVKPDVLLGLSAVGGLFTKEVLEALKGSTATRPAIFAMSNPTTNAECTPEEAFSILGESVIFASGSPFKDVDFGNGHIGHCNQGNNMYLFPGIGLGTLLSGSPIVSDGMLQAAAECLAAYMTEDEVHEGIIYPSISSIRDITKEIAAAVIMEAIEEDLVEGYRGVDARELRKFSKEEILEFVKNNMWSPEYPTLVYNQD; encoded by the exons ATGACAGAACGTGACAGGCTTGATCTTCGAGGACTTCTTCCACCAAATGTAATGTCTTCGGAGCAGCAAATTGAACGATTTA TGGTTGACCTAAAGAGGCTTGAAGTGCAAGCAAGAGATGGGCCTTCAGATCCAAATGCTTTGGCCAAATGGCGAATTCTGAACAGATTACACGATAGAAATGAAACGATGTATTATAAA GTTTTGATTGCTCACATTGAGGAGTATGCGCCCATAGTATATACGCCCACTGTAGGTCTCGTTTGCCAAAACTATAGTGGCTTGTTTAGAAGGCCAAGGGGAATGTATTTCAGTGCAGAAGATCGTGGTGAAATGATGTCTATGGTTTATAATTGGCCTGCTGATCAG GTTGATATGATTGTTGTCACCGATGGAAGTAGAATATTAGGACTTGGAGATCTTGGAGTTCATGGGATTGGGATTGCCATAGGGAAGTTGGATTTATATGTTGCTGCTGCCGGGATAAATCCTCAGAGG GTGCTTCCAGTCATGATTGATGTGGGAACAAACAATGAAAAGCTTCTGAAGGACCCCTTAT ATTTAGGATTGCAACAACACCGACTGGATGGTGATGAATATTTGGCCATTATCGATGAATTCATGGAGGCTGTGTTTACTCGCTGGCCACATGTTATCGTTCAA TTTGAAGATTTCCAAAGCAAATGGGCATTTAAGTTATTGCAACGATACCGAAATACCTACAGAATGTTTAATGATGACGTTCAG GGAACGGCAGGAGTTGCTATTGCTGGACTTTTAGGGGCTGTGAGAGCACAAGGAAGACCGATGATTGACTTTCCAAAGCAAAAGATTGTTGTTGCTGGTGCTGGAAG TGCAGGGATTGGGGTTTTAAACGCGGCAAGGAAAACCATGGCGAGGATGTTGGGAAACAATGAAGCAGCATTTGAGGCTGCTCGTAGCCAATTTTGGGTGGTAGATGCCCAG GGTTTGATCACAGAGGAACGAGAAAATCTTGATCAAGATGCAAGTCCGTTTGCAAGGAAGGTCAAAGAAATTAATCGTCAAGGGTTGAGGGAAGGTGCAAGTCTAGTGGAAGTG GTGCAACAAGTGAAACCTGATGTGCTTTTGGGATTGTCGGCCGTTGGTGGATTGTTCACCAAGGAG GTATTAGAGGCTCTTAAAGGATCAACAGCTACAAGACCAGCTATTTTTGCCATGTCTAATCCTACAACAAATG CCGAGTGCACTCCTGAAGAAGCATTCTCAATCTTGGGTGAAAGCGTCATATTTGCGAGTGGAAGCCCATTCAAGGATGTTGATTTTG GAAATGGTCATATTGGCCACTGCAACCAAGGAAACAACATGTATCTTTTCCCAGG TATTGGGCTCGGTACACTTCTATCTGGTTCTCCTATTGTATCTGATGGGATGCTGCAGGCTGCTGCTGAGTG CCTGGCTGCATATATGACTGAAGATGAAGTTCACGAAGGCATTATTTATCCATCAATTTCTAG CATCCGTGATATTACAAAGGAAATTGCAGCAGCTGTTATTATGGAAGCCATAGAAGAGGATCTTGTAGAAGGATACCGCGGCGTTGATGCTCGAGAACTCCGAAAATTTAGCAAG GAGGAAATTTTGGAATTTGTGAAGAACAACATGTGGAGTCCAGAATACCCAACACTAGTTTACAATCAGGACTGA